In Onychostoma macrolepis isolate SWU-2019 chromosome 12, ASM1243209v1, whole genome shotgun sequence, a single window of DNA contains:
- the csnk1e gene encoding casein kinase I, whose product MELRVGSKYRLGRKIGSGSFGDIYLGANITSGEEVAIKLESVKTKHPQLHIESKFYKMMQGGVGIPSIKWCGAEGDYNVMVMELLGPSLEDLFNFCSRKFTLKTVLLLADQMISRIEYIHSKNFIHRDIKPDNFLMGLGKKGNLVYIIDFGLAKKYRDARTHQHIPYRENKNLTGTARYASINTHLGIEQSRRDDLESLGYVLMYFNLGSLPWQGLKAATKRQKYERISEKKMSTPIEVLCKGYPSEFSTYMNFCRSLRFDDKPDYSYLRQLFRNLFHRQGFSYDYVFDWNMLKFGSSRTAEDKEKEQRGEGEERDERTGGGPPGSAARALPSGPNLPAPNRVRNGPDPASSTPASRVPQSGNASPRAGRGAERERRVCLRLHRGAPANASPDLPLRHDQIRITPPQVSVPFEHMGK is encoded by the exons ATGGAGTTGCGTGTTGGGAGTAAATACCGTCTTGGGCGAAAGATTGGAAGTGGCTCCTTTGGTGACATTTACTTGG GTGCAAACATCACGTCAGGAGAGGAGGTAGCCATTAAACTGGAGAGCGTGAAGACTAAACATCCACAGTTACATATTGAGAGCAAGTTCTATAAGATGATGCAaggtggag TGGGTATTCCTTCGATCAAATGGTGTGGTGCTGAAGGGGACTACAATGTCATGGTGATGGAGCTCCTGGGTCCAAGCTTGGAAGATCTGTTCAACTTCTGCTCAAGGAAATTCACACTTAAAACTGTCCTGCTCCTGGCAGACCAGATG atcagcaGAATCGAGTACATCCATTCCAAGAACTTCATTCACAGAGACATTAAACCTGATAATTTCCTGATGGGGCTTGGCAAGAAGGGAAACCTGGTCTACATCATAGACTTCGGCTTGGCTAAAAAGTATCGTGATGCCCGCACACATCAGCACATCCCGTATCGTGAGAACAAGAACTTGACTGGGACTGCCCGCTATGCCTCCATTAACACTCATTTGGGCATTG AGCAATCTCGACGGGATGATCTCGAGTCCCTTGGCTATGTTCTTATGTACTTTAACTTGGGTTCTCTGCCCTGGCAAGGCCTCAAAGCAGCCACTAAAAGACAAAAGTATGAGCGAATCAGTGAGAAAAAGATGTCAACCCCCATTGAGGTTCTTTGCAAGGGCTATCCAT ctgaattttcaacctACATGAACTTCTGCCGCTCTCTCCGGTTTGATGACAAACCTGACTACTCGTACCTGAGACAGCTGTTCAGGAATCTCTTCCACAGACAGGGATTTTCATACGACTATGTGTTTGACTGGAACATGCTGAAATTT GGCTCCAGCAGGACAGCAGAAGATAAAGAGAAGGAGCAGAGgggagagggagaggagagGGATGAGAGGACCGGAGGCGGACCGCCGGGTTCTGCGGCTCGCGCTTTGCCCTCTGGCCCCAACCTCCCGGCCCCTAACAGGGTCCGCAACGGCCCAGACCCTGCCAGCTCAACACCTGCCTCCCGTGTGCCACAGTCTG GGAACGCATCTCCAAGAGCAGGCCGAGGAGCTGAGCGGGAAAGGAGAGTGTGTTTACGGCTGCACCGCGGCGCTCCTGCCAATGCCTCCCCTGACCTCCCTCTCCGTCATGATCAGATCCGTATCACTCCCCCACAG gtCAGCGTTCCATTCGAACACATGGGGAAATGA